The following are encoded in a window of Ensifer adhaerens genomic DNA:
- a CDS encoding carbohydrate kinase family protein, with product MTAFFIGDVALDEYYTADRWPGRADKGMIKELPAEAGGSIANAAVVHAGLGGDTQFISLLNDSPLSERLIADLRQNGVGVDHMLIDPAIPESRNFIFLVEGEHIVLTVEMGEQPMWLSGASLRALRQPGYLYTTLYRVRRLHAKTQNGVLKQADLLRDLHSNGRRAIFDLDVGGCTPEDMPYLTGAAVVIFNQIGFHTAFGHDDINLIGDWMREHQIDRVVRTLAADGAEARNHETVLHVPGFTLNVVDVTGAGDTFGGTLTWCLSQDQSFEEALDFAVAAASRAVTIHGPRAGKATPEDVLAWRRRHRHQDR from the coding sequence ATGACCGCATTCTTCATTGGCGATGTCGCCCTCGACGAATACTACACCGCCGACCGCTGGCCCGGCCGCGCCGACAAGGGCATGATCAAGGAGCTTCCGGCCGAAGCCGGCGGCTCCATCGCCAACGCCGCCGTCGTGCACGCCGGTCTTGGCGGCGATACGCAGTTCATATCGCTGCTCAACGACAGCCCATTGTCCGAGCGCCTGATCGCCGATCTCAGGCAAAATGGCGTCGGCGTCGATCACATGCTGATCGATCCGGCCATTCCGGAATCGCGCAACTTCATCTTCCTCGTCGAGGGCGAGCACATCGTGCTCACCGTCGAGATGGGCGAGCAGCCGATGTGGCTTTCAGGCGCCAGTCTGAGAGCGTTGCGCCAGCCGGGTTACCTCTACACCACGCTCTATCGCGTCCGCCGTCTGCACGCCAAGACGCAAAACGGCGTTCTGAAGCAAGCCGATCTCCTCAGGGACCTGCATTCCAACGGGCGCCGGGCGATCTTCGATCTCGACGTCGGCGGGTGCACGCCCGAGGACATGCCCTATCTGACTGGCGCGGCTGTCGTCATCTTCAACCAGATCGGTTTCCACACCGCTTTCGGCCACGACGACATCAACCTCATCGGCGACTGGATGCGAGAGCACCAAATCGACCGAGTGGTGCGGACGCTGGCCGCCGACGGCGCGGAGGCTCGCAACCATGAAACGGTCTTGCACGTGCCCGGCTTTACCTTGAATGTCGTCGACGTGACTGGTGCCGGCGACACCTTTGGTGGAACGCTTACCTGGTGCCTGTCGCAGGACCAGAGCTTCGAGGAGGCGCTCGACTTCGCAGTCGCGGCCGCTTCGCGCGCCGTCACCATCCATGGCCCGCGCGCAGGCAAGGCGACACCCGAAGATGTCCTTGCCTGGCGACGGCGGCACCGCCACCAGGATCGCTGA
- a CDS encoding ureidoglycolate lyase: MNVVHARPVTPDNFSRYGRVYDLTGDTDGKVVWTVGDGWNDGFTKTPLIDGRGHLGITRGGQAPWDCRAMERHPLTEEAIFCLAEPVVLAVAPASDGEAPDRDEIEAFVIAPGQAVVMDRNVWHDACRGVSGPAPYYWMAVCGLGESPWVAVSGGPIKVSAAAGTGLTL, from the coding sequence ATGAACGTCGTCCACGCCCGGCCGGTGACCCCGGACAATTTTTCCCGCTACGGCCGGGTGTACGACCTGACCGGTGACACGGACGGCAAGGTCGTCTGGACTGTCGGCGACGGCTGGAACGACGGCTTTACGAAAACGCCGTTGATCGACGGCCGCGGTCATCTCGGCATCACCCGTGGCGGACAAGCGCCCTGGGACTGCCGCGCGATGGAGCGGCACCCGCTGACCGAAGAGGCGATCTTCTGTCTCGCTGAACCGGTTGTCCTTGCGGTTGCGCCGGCGTCGGATGGCGAAGCACCTGATCGCGACGAGATCGAAGCCTTCGTCATCGCGCCCGGGCAGGCTGTCGTCATGGATCGCAATGTCTGGCACGATGCCTGCCGCGGCGTTTCCGGCCCCGCACCCTATTACTGGATGGCCGTCTGCGGCCTCGGCGAAAGCCCATGGGTAGCAGTTTCGGGCGGTCCGATAAAGGTGTCGGCGGCAGCGGGCACGGGACTAACCTTATGA
- a CDS encoding BtpA/SgcQ family protein: MSRFGDTFTIQKPILGMLHLAGDGAQAKLAQAEEEARIMAGEGVDGLVVENYFGDAEDVERVLERIFHLDLGTRIGVNVLRDDSRAFALARTYPVSFIQVDSVAGHLPPEADVPFATELQTRRDGVTALLLGGVRFKYQPVLSGRLEEEDVRIGASRCDGLVVTSDATGQPTDLEKVARFRAATGGETPLLIGAGLTEANATEQLAQADGAVVGSWFKHDHKDTGRVEAAHVAGLMRVVRAIRSAA; encoded by the coding sequence ATGAGCCGCTTCGGCGACACCTTTACCATCCAAAAACCGATCCTCGGCATGCTGCACCTTGCCGGTGACGGCGCTCAGGCCAAGCTTGCCCAGGCCGAAGAGGAAGCCCGCATCATGGCCGGCGAAGGCGTCGATGGGCTGGTGGTCGAGAACTATTTCGGCGATGCCGAGGATGTCGAACGGGTGCTAGAGCGGATCTTCCACCTCGACCTCGGAACGCGCATCGGTGTCAACGTCTTACGCGACGACTCCCGCGCCTTCGCGCTCGCGCGGACCTATCCGGTCTCGTTCATCCAGGTGGATTCCGTTGCTGGCCACCTGCCGCCCGAAGCAGACGTCCCCTTTGCGACCGAACTTCAGACCCGCCGCGACGGTGTGACGGCCCTGCTCCTCGGTGGTGTCCGGTTCAAGTACCAGCCGGTCCTATCAGGCCGGCTGGAGGAGGAAGACGTGCGCATCGGTGCGTCGCGCTGCGACGGGCTGGTCGTCACCTCGGACGCGACCGGCCAGCCGACCGACTTGGAGAAGGTGGCGCGATTCCGCGCGGCGACCGGTGGCGAGACGCCGCTCCTGATCGGCGCCGGCCTCACCGAAGCCAACGCCACCGAGCAATTGGCTCAGGCCGACGGCGCCGTCGTCGGCAGCTGGTTCAAGCACGATCACAAGGACACCGGCCGGGTCGAAGCCGCCCATGTCGCAGGCTTGATGCGTGTCGTGCGCGCGATCAGGAGTGCGGCATGA
- a CDS encoding GntR family transcriptional regulator, with amino-acid sequence MTHPPMPDVSTATGERPDDRLSRLRLDLYSSEQLYRQLYRALRAAILSGDFSEGEAIPSENQLRDQFGIARTTVRNAMALLVSEGLVQQVRGRGTIVSHRPISHNIWNFGSFTELARKQGQRPVTQVLEHRADNGQLVLVRARGLANGDSVTWLNVDTSELDLALYPGLDRYDFASQSLYEVLRRDYDRHPLRSELLLTVVPASDRLREVFAPAQDVPGYLCASGDVLDADDRLVERTSIVYSPAVQMKFATRWGRETAPHGVQET; translated from the coding sequence TTGACCCATCCCCCCATGCCAGACGTCTCAACCGCAACGGGCGAACGCCCTGACGATCGACTGTCGCGGCTGCGCCTCGATCTCTATTCGAGCGAGCAGCTTTACCGGCAGCTCTATCGGGCGCTGCGCGCCGCGATCCTGAGCGGCGACTTTTCCGAAGGTGAAGCCATTCCCTCGGAGAACCAGTTGCGCGACCAGTTCGGCATTGCCCGCACGACCGTGCGCAATGCGATGGCGCTTCTGGTTTCGGAGGGCCTCGTCCAGCAGGTTCGCGGCCGCGGCACAATCGTCTCGCACCGGCCGATCAGCCACAACATCTGGAACTTCGGCAGCTTCACGGAGCTTGCCCGAAAACAGGGCCAGCGCCCGGTGACGCAGGTGCTGGAGCACCGGGCAGACAACGGCCAGCTCGTGCTGGTGCGCGCCCGCGGGCTTGCCAACGGCGACAGCGTGACATGGCTGAACGTCGACACGTCCGAGCTCGATCTCGCCCTTTATCCCGGGCTTGATCGATACGACTTCGCGTCGCAATCCCTCTACGAGGTGTTGCGCCGCGACTATGACCGTCACCCCCTGCGTTCGGAACTGCTGTTGACCGTCGTGCCGGCTTCCGATCGCCTGCGGGAGGTCTTTGCCCCGGCGCAGGACGTGCCGGGCTACCTTTGCGCCAGCGGGGATGTGCTCGACGCGGACGACCGGTTGGTCGAGCGCACGTCGATCGTCTACTCGCCGGCAGTCCAGATGAAATTTGCAACGCGCTGGGGCCGCGAGACCGCGCCGCACGGCGTGCAGGAGACATGA
- a CDS encoding ABC transporter substrate-binding protein, with translation MKRLLPMALALASATFISLAAGATAHAADEKLAAALPDAVRDTGKLNVTISLAYPPMEYSDAGSTELKGFDIDLAKAIAERLGLTAEFQNVEFPQLIPQVVTGRSDLIMTAFSDKVERQTQLDFIDYFKTGNVFYSTADHLGEIKVEADLCGKTVAVATGTSWVTWAENLGKSICPADKLITVIQIPTQAEHIMQIRQGRAQASVIGLEGLLDLMKQEPDKFYQIGEVGEINHYGIALAKANTQLRDAIKGALDAMKADGTYAQILDRYGLKQAGVEEFKINGATK, from the coding sequence ATGAAACGATTGCTGCCGATGGCTCTGGCGCTTGCCTCCGCCACCTTCATCAGCCTTGCCGCAGGGGCTACTGCCCATGCCGCCGACGAGAAGCTGGCCGCCGCCCTGCCGGATGCCGTGCGCGACACCGGCAAGCTGAACGTCACGATCAGCCTTGCCTATCCGCCGATGGAATACAGCGACGCCGGCTCGACCGAACTGAAAGGCTTCGACATCGATCTTGCCAAGGCGATCGCCGAGCGCCTCGGCCTGACGGCGGAATTCCAGAACGTCGAGTTCCCGCAATTGATCCCGCAGGTGGTCACCGGCCGCTCCGACCTGATTATGACCGCCTTCTCCGACAAGGTGGAACGCCAGACGCAACTGGACTTCATCGACTACTTCAAGACCGGCAATGTCTTCTATTCGACCGCCGACCACCTGGGTGAGATCAAGGTCGAGGCCGACCTCTGCGGCAAGACGGTTGCGGTCGCGACTGGAACCAGCTGGGTCACCTGGGCGGAAAACCTTGGAAAATCCATCTGCCCGGCCGACAAGCTGATCACCGTCATTCAGATCCCGACCCAGGCCGAGCACATCATGCAGATCCGCCAGGGGCGTGCCCAGGCTTCCGTCATCGGCCTTGAAGGACTGCTCGACTTGATGAAGCAGGAGCCGGACAAATTCTACCAGATCGGTGAGGTTGGCGAGATCAACCACTACGGCATTGCCCTTGCAAAGGCCAACACGCAACTGCGCGATGCAATCAAGGGCGCGCTCGACGCCATGAAAGCCGACGGCACTTATGCACAGATCCTCGACCGCTACGGCTTGAAACAGGCGGGTGTCGAGGAGTTCAAGATAAACGGAGCCACGAAGTAA
- a CDS encoding amino acid ABC transporter ATP-binding protein, with protein sequence MTLAVKAVGIRKSFGNHEVLKGLDLDVAYGEVLCILGPSGSGKSTFLRCINHLEIPNGGYVWVDGAIMGYELNRGALQELPVKRLRAQQSQLGMVFQHFNLFAHRTVLGNVTEGPMVVRGLSRAEAEARAMALLEQVGMAAKASSYPSQLSGGQKQRVAIARALAMEPRVMLFDEPTSALDPELVGEVLEVMRNLARGGTTMIVVTHEIGFAREVADRVVVMIDGEIRENGAPQQVLSNPGDARVRSFLSRVLA encoded by the coding sequence ATGACACTTGCAGTTAAAGCGGTCGGTATCCGCAAGAGTTTTGGCAATCACGAGGTGCTGAAGGGTCTCGACCTGGACGTCGCCTATGGCGAGGTTCTCTGCATCCTCGGACCCTCGGGCAGCGGCAAGAGCACGTTCCTGCGCTGCATCAACCACCTGGAAATACCGAATGGCGGCTACGTGTGGGTGGACGGCGCGATCATGGGCTACGAGCTCAACCGCGGCGCGCTGCAGGAATTGCCGGTCAAGCGACTGCGCGCCCAGCAGAGCCAGCTCGGCATGGTGTTCCAGCACTTCAATCTGTTTGCGCACCGCACCGTGCTCGGCAACGTCACCGAGGGACCGATGGTGGTGCGCGGTCTCAGCCGCGCCGAGGCCGAAGCCCGCGCCATGGCCCTGCTCGAGCAGGTCGGCATGGCGGCCAAGGCATCGAGCTACCCGTCGCAGCTTTCCGGTGGCCAGAAACAGCGCGTGGCAATCGCGCGGGCGCTCGCCATGGAACCGCGCGTCATGCTCTTCGACGAGCCGACCAGCGCTCTCGATCCGGAGCTCGTCGGTGAGGTGCTGGAGGTGATGCGCAATCTGGCGCGCGGCGGCACGACGATGATCGTCGTCACCCACGAAATCGGCTTCGCAAGAGAAGTCGCCGACCGCGTCGTGGTGATGATCGACGGCGAAATCCGCGAGAACGGCGCACCTCAACAGGTCCTTAGCAACCCCGGTGATGCGCGTGTGCGCAGTTTTCTGAGCCGCGTGCTTGCCTGA
- a CDS encoding amino acid ABC transporter permease, with the protein MHQSQSKPSPALSLSDLPAPDVVIRRLKHPGRWISGGLVILLLAVIGRAFAVGQIQWTVVGEFLTAGVIITGFGWTLLISACALVLGVLLGFAFGIMRLSENPILRFAAWLYVWIFRGTPVLLQLLIWFNIALIFPKLYIPGLIDARMVDVVTPFVAAVLGLGVNEGSYLTEVVRGGIGSVDKGQKEAAHTLGMTPGQTMRRIILPQTLRLILPVLGNSAIGMLKFSSLAATIAMGEMLNAAQRIYFINGAVIELLFVCAVWYLAGTTVLSIGQYYLERHFGRDAATTTTERRWFKAWARRPAVTGEA; encoded by the coding sequence ATGCACCAGTCTCAGTCAAAACCAAGTCCCGCACTGTCGTTGTCGGATCTTCCCGCTCCCGATGTCGTCATCCGCCGGCTGAAACACCCCGGACGCTGGATCAGCGGCGGTCTCGTCATCCTGCTTCTGGCGGTGATCGGACGCGCTTTCGCAGTCGGCCAGATCCAGTGGACGGTGGTCGGCGAGTTTCTGACGGCCGGTGTCATCATCACCGGTTTCGGCTGGACGCTGCTCATTTCGGCCTGCGCGCTGGTGCTCGGCGTGCTGCTCGGCTTTGCCTTCGGCATCATGCGGCTCTCGGAAAACCCGATCCTGCGTTTTGCCGCCTGGCTCTATGTCTGGATCTTCCGCGGTACACCGGTGCTGCTACAGCTTCTCATCTGGTTCAACATCGCGCTGATCTTTCCGAAGCTCTACATCCCCGGTCTTATTGACGCCCGCATGGTCGATGTGGTGACACCCTTCGTCGCCGCGGTTCTCGGTCTCGGCGTCAACGAAGGGTCGTACCTCACGGAAGTCGTGCGCGGCGGTATCGGTTCGGTCGACAAGGGTCAGAAGGAGGCGGCCCACACTCTCGGCATGACGCCCGGGCAGACGATGCGGCGCATCATCCTGCCGCAGACCCTTCGGCTGATCCTGCCCGTGCTCGGCAACAGCGCGATCGGCATGCTGAAGTTCTCCTCGCTCGCCGCCACCATCGCCATGGGCGAGATGCTGAACGCGGCCCAGCGCATCTACTTCATCAACGGCGCCGTCATCGAACTGCTGTTTGTCTGCGCCGTCTGGTATCTGGCCGGAACCACGGTTCTGTCCATCGGCCAGTATTATCTCGAACGCCACTTCGGCCGCGATGCCGCAACGACAACCACCGAACGCCGCTGGTTCAAAGCCTGGGCGCGTCGTCCGGCCGTCACGGGTGAAGCATGA
- a CDS encoding methyltransferase: protein MGTTTPNNIMQVGMGFWASKALLSAVELGVFTELATGPAELPDLQARLKLHPRSARDFLDTLVALKLLEREDGRYRNAPDTDLFLDKAKPSYIGGILEMANARLYGFWGSLTEALHTGEPQNEAKHSEDFFAAIYAEPARLRGFLEAMSGISAGAAQAIAARFDWSKYTTFADVGAAQGMVPVVIARAHPHLKAIGFDLPAVQPIFDDFVARQGLTDRITFQSGNFFDGPMPNADVIVMGHILHDWDLAEKRKLLEKAFAALPKGGAVIVYDAVIDDERRLNAFGLLMSLNMLIETRGGFDYTGADCQAWMRDAGFVSTRVEPLLGPDSMVIGFKPG, encoded by the coding sequence ATGGGCACAACGACACCGAACAACATCATGCAGGTCGGCATGGGGTTCTGGGCGTCCAAGGCCCTGCTCAGTGCGGTTGAACTCGGCGTCTTCACCGAGCTTGCGACTGGCCCGGCCGAACTGCCGGATCTGCAGGCCAGGCTGAAACTGCATCCCCGCTCGGCCCGCGACTTTCTCGACACCCTGGTCGCGCTGAAGCTGCTCGAACGCGAGGACGGCCGCTATCGTAATGCCCCTGACACGGACCTCTTCCTCGATAAGGCGAAGCCATCCTACATCGGCGGCATCCTCGAAATGGCCAACGCCCGGCTCTACGGTTTCTGGGGTTCGCTGACCGAAGCCCTGCACACCGGAGAACCACAGAACGAAGCCAAGCACAGCGAAGATTTCTTCGCCGCGATCTATGCTGAACCGGCACGGCTGCGCGGGTTCCTCGAGGCGATGAGCGGGATCAGCGCCGGCGCGGCGCAGGCGATCGCCGCCAGGTTCGACTGGTCGAAATACACGACCTTCGCCGATGTGGGCGCGGCGCAGGGGATGGTGCCGGTGGTGATCGCGCGAGCGCATCCGCATCTCAAGGCCATCGGCTTCGATCTGCCCGCCGTGCAGCCGATATTCGACGACTTCGTCGCCCGGCAGGGCCTTACCGACCGCATCACCTTCCAAAGCGGCAACTTCTTCGACGGCCCAATGCCCAATGCGGACGTGATCGTGATGGGGCACATCCTGCACGACTGGGATCTTGCCGAAAAAAGGAAGCTCTTGGAAAAAGCGTTCGCTGCGCTGCCGAAAGGCGGAGCCGTGATCGTCTACGACGCCGTCATTGACGACGAGCGCCGCTTGAACGCCTTCGGCCTGTTGATGAGCCTGAACATGCTGATCGAGACCCGCGGCGGTTTCGATTATACCGGCGCCGACTGCCAAGCCTGGATGCGCGACGCCGGTTTTGTGTCCACGCGCGTCGAGCCGTTGCTGGGGCCGGACTCGATGGTGATCGGCTTCAAGCCCGGTTGA
- a CDS encoding IS3 family transposase (programmed frameshift), translating into MSNEFRQVDLMIGDVRRRRWTTERKLQIIEESYAPGETVSSAARRHGVAPNLLYRWRRLLSEGGAVAVDSDEPVIGNSEVRKLDDRVRELERILGRKTLENEILREALSKAQFKKTDIAADIVAEGRFPMKAVAEALHVSRSNLSERLKGKSKPRGPYLKADDAELLPAIRKLVDARPTYGYRRIAALLNRQRRAADQPVVNRKRVHRIMANHAMILEKHTAVRKGRVHDGKVMVMRSNLRWCSDGLEFTCWNGEVVRLAFIIDAFDREIISWAAVANAGISGSDVRDMMLEAVEKRFGGTRAPHAIEHLSDNGSAYTAKETRLFAQALNLVPCFTPVASPQSNGMSEAFVKTLKRDYIRISPIPDADTALRNIDGWIEDYNEIHPHSALKMASPREFIKALSQ; encoded by the exons ATGTCTAACGAGTTTCGACAGGTTGACCTGATGATCGGTGACGTCCGGCGGCGGCGCTGGACAACGGAACGCAAACTGCAGATCATCGAGGAGAGCTATGCCCCAGGGGAGACGGTTTCCTCTGCGGCTCGGCGGCATGGAGTTGCGCCAAACCTTCTCTATCGCTGGCGTCGGCTCTTGAGCGAGGGAGGTGCGGTGGCAGTGGACTCCGACGAGCCGGTAATCGGCAATTCTGAGGTGAGGAAGCTGGATGATCGAGTGCGCGAGCTTGAGCGCATTCTCGGACGCAAGACGCTGGAGAACGAGATTCTTCGCGAAGCCCTTTCCAAAGCCCAGT TCAAAAAAACCGATATCGCGGCCGATATTGTTGCCGAAGGGCGGTTCCCGATGAAGGCGGTGGCGGAGGCCTTACACGTGTCGCGTTCTAATCTCTCCGAACGTCTGAAGGGCAAGTCCAAGCCTCGCGGACCCTACCTCAAAGCGGACGATGCCGAGCTGCTGCCTGCCATTCGCAAGCTGGTGGATGCCAGGCCAACTTATGGCTATCGGCGGATCGCTGCCCTTCTCAACAGGCAGCGGCGGGCCGCCGATCAGCCGGTCGTCAACCGCAAGCGGGTCCACCGCATCATGGCCAACCACGCCATGATCCTTGAGAAGCACACCGCCGTGCGCAAGGGCCGCGTCCACGACGGCAAGGTCATGGTGATGCGGTCGAACCTTCGTTGGTGCTCCGATGGCCTGGAGTTCACCTGCTGGAATGGCGAGGTGGTCCGCCTTGCTTTCATCATCGACGCGTTTGATCGAGAGATCATCTCGTGGGCGGCCGTCGCCAATGCCGGGATCTCCGGTTCTGACGTCCGCGATATGATGTTGGAAGCAGTCGAGAAACGCTTCGGTGGCACGCGTGCCCCACATGCCATCGAACATCTGTCCGATAACGGCAGCGCCTACACAGCAAAGGAAACCAGGCTGTTTGCTCAGGCCCTCAATCTGGTCCCTTGCTTCACGCCGGTCGCCAGCCCTCAATCAAACGGTATGTCGGAGGCTTTCGTCAAAACCCTGAAACGCGACTACATACGCATCTCACCCATTCCCGACGCCGACACAGCGCTCCGGAACATCGATGGATGGATCGAGGATTACAACGAAATCCATCCGCATTCAGCGCTGAAAATGGCATCCCCAAGGGAATTCATCAAAGCATTGTCTCAATAG
- a CDS encoding fatty acid desaturase — MKNTKVSPLSGHGAAATVDREKAWLKILSTYRQPHIGRSTFELTASLVPFVLLWAGAWACLHFGYWLGVVLIVPVAAGFLLRLFMLQHDCGHGSFFGRRSLDDWTGRMISVLTLTPYDYWRRAHAVHHASAGNLDERGVGDITTLTVAEYDALTPGGRVRYRLYRHPLVMFGIGPAWLFLFKQRLPFGMMRSGALPWVSTMATNVAIAALSGILIWAVGVAPFLLIHLPIVLLAGAAGVWLFYVQHQFEDTHWSRPPEWTFQYAAMHGASHYDLPQPLRWITGNIGMHHLHHLSSRVPFYRLPEVIRDHPELGDMGRITIRQSLGLVKLVLWDEASHRLISFREADARETVARSALPTPA; from the coding sequence TTGAAGAATACCAAAGTCAGCCCACTTTCCGGCCACGGCGCGGCAGCAACCGTCGACCGTGAAAAAGCCTGGCTAAAGATCCTGTCCACCTATCGACAGCCGCATATCGGCCGCAGCACCTTCGAGCTGACGGCGAGCCTTGTGCCATTTGTTCTGCTGTGGGCAGGAGCTTGGGCCTGTTTGCACTTCGGGTACTGGCTCGGCGTGGTCCTTATCGTCCCTGTTGCGGCGGGATTTCTCCTGCGCTTGTTCATGCTGCAACATGACTGCGGACATGGTTCGTTTTTCGGGCGGCGCAGCCTGGATGACTGGACGGGCCGAATGATCAGCGTTTTGACACTAACGCCTTATGACTACTGGCGCCGCGCCCATGCCGTACACCATGCTTCGGCAGGCAACCTCGACGAGCGAGGTGTCGGTGACATCACCACGCTTACCGTTGCCGAATACGACGCCCTCACGCCAGGAGGACGGGTTCGTTACCGCCTCTACCGGCATCCGCTCGTGATGTTCGGCATCGGTCCCGCCTGGCTCTTCCTGTTCAAGCAAAGATTGCCGTTCGGAATGATGCGCTCTGGCGCTCTTCCGTGGGTTTCCACCATGGCAACGAATGTGGCGATTGCCGCACTCTCGGGCATTCTTATCTGGGCAGTGGGTGTCGCACCGTTCCTCCTGATCCATCTGCCGATCGTCCTTCTTGCTGGGGCTGCAGGTGTCTGGTTGTTTTATGTCCAGCACCAGTTCGAAGACACGCACTGGTCAAGGCCACCCGAGTGGACGTTCCAATACGCGGCCATGCATGGCGCCTCGCACTACGATCTGCCGCAGCCCTTGCGCTGGATCACCGGCAATATCGGCATGCACCATCTCCATCACCTGTCGAGCCGCGTTCCCTTCTACAGGCTTCCTGAGGTCATACGTGATCATCCTGAACTGGGAGATATGGGCCGCATCACCATCAGGCAAAGCCTGGGCTTGGTGAAGCTCGTCCTTTGGGACGAGGCCTCCCACCGACTGATATCATTTCGAGAAGCAGACGCGCGCGAAACTGTGGCACGATCGGCTTTGCCGACACCTGCTTGA
- a CDS encoding low affinity iron permease family protein encodes MFAPAKTRTLEATAIAHATGSPLAFIVCVITVLAWALSGPFFGFSETWQLVINTGTTIVTFLMVFLIQNTQNRDGAALQAKLDEIILFTDAENEFVGIEHLTDKELQELHARCEKAAQRSHAMLQSAHAERNARENRSKPAFNREDIENPSQASTSGR; translated from the coding sequence TTGTTCGCACCCGCAAAGACCAGAACACTGGAAGCCACCGCAATCGCACACGCAACAGGCAGCCCGCTTGCCTTCATCGTCTGTGTGATCACGGTTCTTGCTTGGGCACTGTCGGGCCCCTTCTTTGGCTTCTCCGAGACGTGGCAACTAGTGATAAACACGGGAACAACGATCGTCACGTTCCTCATGGTGTTTCTCATTCAAAATACCCAAAATCGAGATGGGGCGGCGCTGCAGGCCAAACTCGACGAAATCATATTGTTTACGGATGCCGAAAACGAATTCGTCGGTATCGAGCATCTGACGGACAAGGAGCTACAGGAGCTGCATGCTCGATGCGAGAAGGCTGCCCAGCGCTCGCATGCAATGCTTCAGAGCGCCCATGCCGAACGAAACGCAAGAGAAAATCGGTCGAAGCCGGCCTTCAATCGAGAGGATATCGAGAATCCGTCTCAAGCAAGCACCTCGGGTCGTTGA
- a CDS encoding ferritin-like domain-containing protein: protein MKSLAEIFEHTLQDIYFAENAITKALPKVAKAANSAELKKAAEEHLSETKDQIKKLEQVFKSIGKTASGEKCDAIEGLIKEADGLMKEAEGTALDAGLLAACQAVEHYEIARYGSLREWAKDLGHDEAHKLLSEILDQEKATNNKLTNLAVTSINKTSKRSKAA, encoded by the coding sequence TTGAAATCGCTGGCTGAAATTTTCGAGCATACACTGCAGGATATCTATTTCGCTGAGAACGCCATCACCAAGGCACTTCCAAAGGTTGCTAAGGCAGCCAACAGCGCTGAACTGAAAAAAGCGGCCGAAGAACACCTCTCGGAAACCAAAGACCAAATCAAGAAATTGGAGCAGGTTTTCAAGTCGATCGGCAAGACGGCGTCTGGTGAAAAATGCGATGCCATCGAAGGGCTGATCAAGGAGGCCGACGGTTTGATGAAAGAGGCCGAAGGAACAGCTCTCGATGCCGGACTGCTGGCCGCTTGCCAAGCTGTCGAGCACTACGAGATCGCGCGCTATGGCTCTCTTCGTGAGTGGGCCAAGGATCTTGGTCATGATGAGGCGCACAAACTTCTGAGCGAGATTCTCGACCAGGAGAAGGCTACGAACAACAAGCTCACCAACCTCGCCGTGACGTCGATCAACAAAACATCGAAGCGATCCAAGGCGGCCTAA
- a CDS encoding pyridoxamine 5'-phosphate oxidase family protein: MTYIEDDNGEVWDLAQKIGFCMLTTQSGADLKARPMSAYIERVENALYFLTDVKSHKDDEVARHPNVCLAFADTKKQKYVSISGVAEVQNDREKIRDLWSTPAKAWWDSPDDPSIRILKVTPSSAEYWDSPGTVISYIKMVAAAVTSAKPDMGENAKVRM, from the coding sequence ATGACTTACATCGAGGACGACAACGGCGAGGTCTGGGACCTTGCCCAAAAGATCGGGTTCTGCATGCTCACCACTCAATCCGGCGCGGACCTTAAGGCCAGGCCAATGTCGGCCTACATCGAGCGGGTTGAGAACGCCCTGTATTTCTTGACCGACGTCAAGAGCCACAAAGATGACGAGGTCGCGCGCCATCCAAATGTCTGCCTGGCTTTCGCCGACACGAAGAAGCAAAAGTATGTGTCGATTTCGGGCGTAGCCGAGGTACAGAATGACCGCGAGAAGATTCGGGATCTCTGGTCGACTCCTGCCAAGGCATGGTGGGACAGCCCCGACGATCCCTCCATTCGCATTCTCAAAGTTACGCCAAGCTCGGCAGAATACTGGGACAGTCCCGGCACTGTGATCAGCTACATCAAGATGGTAGCGGCAGCCGTCACCAGCGCCAAACCGGACATGGGCGAAAACGCCAAAGTGCGGATGTAG